One genomic window of Biomphalaria glabrata chromosome 9, xgBioGlab47.1, whole genome shotgun sequence includes the following:
- the LOC106073323 gene encoding sec1 family domain-containing protein 2-like isoform X1: protein MFTILVYNDDCEINLIDTMHKSIWDISQEWWKTVTLKVKNAIVFMDSNMAELLHWSGGIEHLLSADVVDIREFSSFEAAGESYKKGVFIVSSALTDVTSEILCDIISHSHFQYVLIFTTTSPLLHSSSGESDSDTVFEEMEEKVLEWLGNMNYTVEITHIPMFAAEVCPGMFITPTFSKLFPIMASDVKQIVYQYRSSHHLKDTKQIERLKDIEFIHLPNSLQKQIKMFASGLHAMLQCLDVREDVYSIGHMSHLVATELDVYPPARARRKSVQNRASLVLIDRTLDVASAVTYQVDSLLDKMMNTLSQLPGHSSDRTVNLQCLSHVCSSSLPVLLPGSLAPTHCLAQPTHLIPLVMKKQKEAIMDVNRKLVETASAEKLPLNLAGRPGRVTAEQIESTVTLFKGKYSLIKKHLDLLQTSLATSQCMKHPSAGQHDMMVMTEKNLMQTIADNDESAPSATAILSKLMLQEMQKSRMDEKALTLDDMLCLITYMYSIMEESDEDENEETLLREKFIEWILQESENLSPLVKQIVGEKVTESIVTDQIENVWQRLEDIRTVRDELQHFRSVLDPGDAMTPASVKSLLRLVIEKIVDPAKPDLPDIECKSGGFKDLLKSGFGFFKSSGKPRPGDSPLLILFVIGGLTASEVKQIRDVIDKAKPSFEVLIGSTRLSSISSCLESIFISDNVNTFDQ, encoded by the exons TCTACAATGATGACTGTGAAATCAACTTAATTGACACTATGCACAAATCTATTTGGGACATCAGTCAGGAATGGTGGAAAACTGTGACGCTGAAGGTGAAGAATGCTATTGTCTTTATGGACTCCAACATGGCTGAACTACTGCACTGGAGTGGGGGCATTGAACATTTACTGTCAGCAGATGTAGTGGACATTAGAGAGTTCTCTTCCTTTGag GCAGCAGGAGAGTCCTACAAGAAAGGAGTATTCATTGTCAGCTCTGCCTTGACAGATGTCACCTCAGAAATTTTATGTGATATTATCTCACACAGTCACTTCCAGTATGTTCTCATTTTCACAACCACTAGTCCTCTCTTGCACTCATCAAGTGGGGAGTCTGACAGTGACACAGTGTTTGAAGAGATGGAGGAGAAAGTCTTGGAATGGTTGGGGAACATG AATTACACTGTCGAGATAACCCATATTCCAATGTTTGCTGCTGAAGTCTGCCCTGGTATGTTCATCACCCCCACATTCTCCAAGTTATTTCCCATTATGGCATCTGATGTGAAGCAAATAGTGTACCAATATAGGAGCTCTCATCATTTGAAG GATACCAAACAAATCGAACGTTTGAAAGATATTGAATTCATACACCTACCAAATAGTCTTCAGAAGCAAATTAAG atGTTTGCTAGTGGTCTCCATGCCATGCTCCAGTGTCTGGATGTCAGGGAGGATGTTTATTCAATTGGCCACATGAGTCACCTGGTAGCCACTGAGCTAGATGTGTATCCTCCAGCAAGGGCCAGAAGGAAG TCAGTTCAAAACAGAGCCTCTCTTGTTCTTATTGACCGAACATTGGATGTAGCATCAGCTGTTACGTACCAGGTAGACAGCCTGTTGGATAAAATGATGAATACATTATCTCAATTGCCTGGTCATAGCAGTGACAGAACAGTGAACTTACAGTGTCTGTCCCATGTCTGCAG CTCTTCACTACCTGTACTACTTCCAGGAAGTCTGGCTCCTACACATTGTTTAGCTCAACCAACTCATCTCATACCATTGGTCATGAAGAAACAAAAG GAAGCCATCATGGATGTTAATCGTAAGTTGGTTGAAACAGCTTCAGCAGAAAAGCTTCCTTTAAATTTAGCAGGTAGACCTGGTCGTGTCACAGCTGAACAGATAGAGTCGACAGTAACATTGTTTAA GGGCAAGTACTCTCTGATCAAAAAGCATTTAGATTTACTTCAAACCTCTCTAGCCACCAGCCAGTGTATGAAGCACCCATCTGCAGGTCAGCATGACATGATGGTGATGACAGAGAAGAACTTGATGCAAACCATTGCTGACAATGATGAGTCAGCACCAAGTGCCACTGCCATTCTGTCTAAGCTGATGTTACAGGAGATGCAGAAGTCTAGAATGGATGAGAA AGCTCTCACTTTGGATGATATGTTATGTTTAATCACCTACATGTACTCAATCATGGAGGAAAGTGACGAAGATGAGAATGAGGAAACATTACTCAGG gaaaaatttattgaatggaTTCTTCAAGAAAGTGAAAATCTGTCCCCACTAGTCAAACAGATTG TTGGTGAGAAAGTCACAGAGAGTATAGTCACTGACCAGATAGAAAATGTTTGGCAGAGACTGGAAGATATTAGAACTGTCAGAGATGAGCTTCAACATTTCAG ATCAGTGCTTGATCCAGGAGATGCCATGACCCCAGCAAGTGTGAAATCATTGCTCAGACTTGTGATAGAGAAAATTGTTGACCCTGCTAAACCTGACCTGCCTGATATTGAATGTAAATCTGGAGGTTTCAAAGATCTTTTGAAATCTGGTTTTGG ATTTTTCAAAAGTTCTGGAAAACCTCGGCCTGGTGATTCACCGTTGTTGATCTTGTTTGTGATTGGCGGATTGACTGCCAGTGAAGTGAAACAAATCAGGGATGTGATTGACAAGGCCAAACCTTCCTTTGAG GTGCTGATTGGTTCTACAAGACTTTCCAGCATTTCTTCTTGCCTAGAATCTATTTTTATCTCAGACAATGTCAACACTTTTGACCAATGA
- the LOC106073323 gene encoding sec1 family domain-containing protein 2-like isoform X2, translated as MHKSIWDISQEWWKTVTLKVKNAIVFMDSNMAELLHWSGGIEHLLSADVVDIREFSSFEAAGESYKKGVFIVSSALTDVTSEILCDIISHSHFQYVLIFTTTSPLLHSSSGESDSDTVFEEMEEKVLEWLGNMNYTVEITHIPMFAAEVCPGMFITPTFSKLFPIMASDVKQIVYQYRSSHHLKDTKQIERLKDIEFIHLPNSLQKQIKMFASGLHAMLQCLDVREDVYSIGHMSHLVATELDVYPPARARRKSVQNRASLVLIDRTLDVASAVTYQVDSLLDKMMNTLSQLPGHSSDRTVNLQCLSHVCSSSLPVLLPGSLAPTHCLAQPTHLIPLVMKKQKEAIMDVNRKLVETASAEKLPLNLAGRPGRVTAEQIESTVTLFKGKYSLIKKHLDLLQTSLATSQCMKHPSAGQHDMMVMTEKNLMQTIADNDESAPSATAILSKLMLQEMQKSRMDEKALTLDDMLCLITYMYSIMEESDEDENEETLLREKFIEWILQESENLSPLVKQIVGEKVTESIVTDQIENVWQRLEDIRTVRDELQHFRSVLDPGDAMTPASVKSLLRLVIEKIVDPAKPDLPDIECKSGGFKDLLKSGFGFFKSSGKPRPGDSPLLILFVIGGLTASEVKQIRDVIDKAKPSFEVLIGSTRLSSISSCLESIFISDNVNTFDQ; from the exons ATGCACAAATCTATTTGGGACATCAGTCAGGAATGGTGGAAAACTGTGACGCTGAAGGTGAAGAATGCTATTGTCTTTATGGACTCCAACATGGCTGAACTACTGCACTGGAGTGGGGGCATTGAACATTTACTGTCAGCAGATGTAGTGGACATTAGAGAGTTCTCTTCCTTTGag GCAGCAGGAGAGTCCTACAAGAAAGGAGTATTCATTGTCAGCTCTGCCTTGACAGATGTCACCTCAGAAATTTTATGTGATATTATCTCACACAGTCACTTCCAGTATGTTCTCATTTTCACAACCACTAGTCCTCTCTTGCACTCATCAAGTGGGGAGTCTGACAGTGACACAGTGTTTGAAGAGATGGAGGAGAAAGTCTTGGAATGGTTGGGGAACATG AATTACACTGTCGAGATAACCCATATTCCAATGTTTGCTGCTGAAGTCTGCCCTGGTATGTTCATCACCCCCACATTCTCCAAGTTATTTCCCATTATGGCATCTGATGTGAAGCAAATAGTGTACCAATATAGGAGCTCTCATCATTTGAAG GATACCAAACAAATCGAACGTTTGAAAGATATTGAATTCATACACCTACCAAATAGTCTTCAGAAGCAAATTAAG atGTTTGCTAGTGGTCTCCATGCCATGCTCCAGTGTCTGGATGTCAGGGAGGATGTTTATTCAATTGGCCACATGAGTCACCTGGTAGCCACTGAGCTAGATGTGTATCCTCCAGCAAGGGCCAGAAGGAAG TCAGTTCAAAACAGAGCCTCTCTTGTTCTTATTGACCGAACATTGGATGTAGCATCAGCTGTTACGTACCAGGTAGACAGCCTGTTGGATAAAATGATGAATACATTATCTCAATTGCCTGGTCATAGCAGTGACAGAACAGTGAACTTACAGTGTCTGTCCCATGTCTGCAG CTCTTCACTACCTGTACTACTTCCAGGAAGTCTGGCTCCTACACATTGTTTAGCTCAACCAACTCATCTCATACCATTGGTCATGAAGAAACAAAAG GAAGCCATCATGGATGTTAATCGTAAGTTGGTTGAAACAGCTTCAGCAGAAAAGCTTCCTTTAAATTTAGCAGGTAGACCTGGTCGTGTCACAGCTGAACAGATAGAGTCGACAGTAACATTGTTTAA GGGCAAGTACTCTCTGATCAAAAAGCATTTAGATTTACTTCAAACCTCTCTAGCCACCAGCCAGTGTATGAAGCACCCATCTGCAGGTCAGCATGACATGATGGTGATGACAGAGAAGAACTTGATGCAAACCATTGCTGACAATGATGAGTCAGCACCAAGTGCCACTGCCATTCTGTCTAAGCTGATGTTACAGGAGATGCAGAAGTCTAGAATGGATGAGAA AGCTCTCACTTTGGATGATATGTTATGTTTAATCACCTACATGTACTCAATCATGGAGGAAAGTGACGAAGATGAGAATGAGGAAACATTACTCAGG gaaaaatttattgaatggaTTCTTCAAGAAAGTGAAAATCTGTCCCCACTAGTCAAACAGATTG TTGGTGAGAAAGTCACAGAGAGTATAGTCACTGACCAGATAGAAAATGTTTGGCAGAGACTGGAAGATATTAGAACTGTCAGAGATGAGCTTCAACATTTCAG ATCAGTGCTTGATCCAGGAGATGCCATGACCCCAGCAAGTGTGAAATCATTGCTCAGACTTGTGATAGAGAAAATTGTTGACCCTGCTAAACCTGACCTGCCTGATATTGAATGTAAATCTGGAGGTTTCAAAGATCTTTTGAAATCTGGTTTTGG ATTTTTCAAAAGTTCTGGAAAACCTCGGCCTGGTGATTCACCGTTGTTGATCTTGTTTGTGATTGGCGGATTGACTGCCAGTGAAGTGAAACAAATCAGGGATGTGATTGACAAGGCCAAACCTTCCTTTGAG GTGCTGATTGGTTCTACAAGACTTTCCAGCATTTCTTCTTGCCTAGAATCTATTTTTATCTCAGACAATGTCAACACTTTTGACCAATGA